The Burkholderia cepacia genome includes a region encoding these proteins:
- the fdhD gene encoding formate dehydrogenase accessory sulfurtransferase FdhD, which produces MQPCALPVEPVGSVACDVTRHRHGDLAQVVDRVVDECPVALVFNDISHAVMMATPIDLDAFGLGFVLSEGIVERASDVFDIESACTASGAVVRLTVSQQAFMALKAHRRALAGRTGCGVCGIESIAQLDLHPPRIRHAGAAAGIGADAIARAARTLPAHQTLMRDTGGIHAAAWCSRDGAVVDVFEDVGRHNALDKLIGRLARRRADLHDGFVFLSSRASYELVRKAARVGIPMIATISAPTSLAIDVAREAGVRLLGFCRNDGFVEYTAPTAPAAQAHSPAALEQ; this is translated from the coding sequence ATGCAGCCATGCGCCCTTCCAGTCGAGCCGGTCGGCAGCGTCGCGTGCGACGTGACCCGCCATCGTCACGGCGACCTTGCACAGGTCGTCGACCGCGTCGTCGACGAGTGCCCGGTCGCCCTCGTGTTCAACGATATTTCGCACGCCGTGATGATGGCGACCCCGATCGACCTCGACGCGTTCGGCCTCGGCTTCGTGCTCAGCGAAGGTATCGTCGAGCGTGCGTCGGACGTGTTCGACATCGAGAGCGCGTGCACGGCAAGCGGCGCCGTGGTGCGCCTCACCGTGTCGCAGCAGGCGTTCATGGCGCTGAAGGCACACCGGCGCGCGCTGGCCGGGCGCACGGGCTGCGGCGTCTGCGGGATCGAAAGCATCGCGCAGCTCGACCTGCACCCGCCACGCATCCGTCACGCGGGCGCCGCGGCCGGCATCGGCGCCGACGCGATCGCACGCGCCGCGCGCACGCTGCCGGCCCATCAGACGCTGATGCGCGACACCGGCGGGATTCATGCAGCCGCGTGGTGCAGCCGCGACGGCGCGGTCGTCGACGTGTTCGAGGACGTCGGCCGCCACAACGCGCTCGACAAGCTGATCGGCCGGCTCGCACGGCGCCGCGCCGACCTGCACGACGGCTTCGTGTTCCTGTCGAGCCGCGCGAGCTACGAACTGGTGCGCAAGGCCGCGCGGGTCGGCATCCCGATGATCGCGACGATCTCGGCACCGACGTCGCTCGCGATCGACGTCGCCCGCGAAGCCGGCGTGCGCCTGCTCGGCTTCTGCCGCAACGACGGCTTCGTCGAATACACCGCTCCGACCGCCCCGGCCGCTCAGGCCCATTCTCCGGCAGCCCTTGAACAGTAA
- a CDS encoding bestrophin family protein, producing the protein MIVRPRQNWLQMLFVWNGSVLQSIIPQLAFMAVVSTLAVFTNGRIFGEKIPLNTAPFTLFGLALAIFLAFRNNASFERFKEARHLWGNLLIASRTLTSQMRRYLPDHVDDALRNQTIDLLIAFVYALKHQLRRTDPTDDLTRVLGRARTDALSSKVYKPVALLDEIRGNLARMLARAPDAGTTRWMVDEQINRLGKSVGGCERILSTPIPFSYSVLLHRTVYAYCVLLPFGLVDSTEFFTPLICVFISYTLIALEAIANEVAEPFSTAPNALALDAMTRTIERSVLELCGAELPKEVAPTNAYQLT; encoded by the coding sequence ATGATCGTCAGACCGAGACAAAACTGGTTGCAGATGCTGTTCGTCTGGAACGGCTCCGTGCTGCAATCGATCATTCCGCAGCTCGCGTTCATGGCGGTCGTCAGCACGCTGGCGGTCTTCACGAACGGGCGCATCTTCGGCGAGAAGATTCCGCTCAACACCGCGCCGTTCACGTTGTTCGGGCTCGCGCTCGCGATCTTCCTCGCGTTTCGCAACAACGCGAGCTTCGAGCGTTTCAAGGAGGCGCGGCATCTGTGGGGCAACCTGCTGATCGCGTCGCGCACGCTGACGTCGCAGATGCGGCGCTATCTGCCCGACCACGTCGACGACGCGTTGCGCAACCAGACGATCGACCTGCTGATCGCATTCGTCTATGCATTGAAGCATCAGCTGCGCCGTACCGATCCGACCGACGACCTGACGCGCGTCCTCGGGCGCGCGCGCACCGATGCGCTGAGCAGCAAGGTCTACAAGCCGGTTGCGCTGCTCGACGAGATTCGCGGCAATCTGGCGCGGATGCTGGCGCGCGCGCCGGACGCCGGCACGACGCGCTGGATGGTCGACGAGCAGATCAACCGGCTCGGCAAGTCGGTCGGCGGTTGCGAGCGCATCCTGTCGACGCCGATCCCGTTCTCGTACAGCGTGCTGCTGCATCGCACCGTGTATGCGTATTGCGTGCTGCTGCCGTTCGGGCTCGTCGATTCGACGGAATTCTTCACACCGCTGATCTGCGTGTTCATTTCGTATACGTTGATCGCGCTCGAGGCGATCGCCAACGAGGTCGCCGAGCCGTTCAGCACCGCGCCCAACGCGCTGGCGCTCGATGCGATGACCAGGACGATCGAGCGCTCGGTGCTCGAGCTGTGCGGCGCCGAATTGCCGAAGGAGGTCGCGCCGACGAATGCCTATCAGCTGACCTGA
- a CDS encoding FdhF/YdeP family oxidoreductase has translation MTNRREVPGIRKYDGPAGGWGALRATADAVRTQMETIEAPIVLMRTNQPDGFDCPGCAWPDKEHKSTFQFCENGAKAVTWEATTKRVTPEFFAANTVSSLLRMSDYELENMGRLTHPLVYDRATDTFREIAWDDAFARIGEVLRALPPEQVEFYTSGRASNEAAYLYQLFARELGTNNFPDCSNMCHEPTSVGLPQSIGIGKGTVSLEDFDKCELIISIGHNPGTNHPRMMGTLHECSRRNVPIIVFNPLRERALERFADPQDMIEMASFGSTRIASTYYQVDAGGDAAALKGIMKALLQLEAERGNVLDRDFIAQHTDGFDAFSADLEATSWDDIERASGLSQAQLEQVALAYAKSNATIVTYGMGVTQHNKGTATVRLIADLLLMRGNIGKPGAGVCPLRGHSNVQGNRTVGITEKPSAEFLKKIEDVCGFTPPAHHGHDAVQAMQAMIDGTAKALLCLGGNFAVALPDPEQSFPAMAKLDLSVHLGTKLNRSHLLVAKETFILPVLGRTELDMQATGRQSITVEDSMSMVHASAGKLKPASDQLRSEPAIVAGIAHATLPNSKVAWLDLIADYDRIRDLIDRTVAGFEAFNERIRTPGGFRLPLPPTERVWPTPTGKAMFSVYKGVKEDADVLGGEQVLRLITLRSHDQYNTTIYGLDDRYRGVFGRRDVLFMNPADLAKYGLEHGDLVDIETITASGRTLRLEKITAIEYDIAPGSVGAYYPEANVLVPLDYIDKESGTPSYKSVPVRVTRSATV, from the coding sequence ATGACAAATCGACGCGAAGTGCCAGGCATCAGGAAGTACGACGGGCCCGCCGGCGGTTGGGGCGCGCTTCGCGCGACAGCCGACGCGGTGCGCACCCAGATGGAGACCATCGAGGCGCCGATCGTGCTGATGCGGACCAACCAGCCCGACGGCTTCGACTGCCCCGGCTGTGCGTGGCCCGACAAGGAACACAAGTCGACGTTCCAGTTCTGCGAGAACGGCGCGAAGGCCGTCACGTGGGAAGCGACGACCAAGCGCGTGACGCCCGAGTTCTTCGCGGCGAACACCGTGTCGTCGCTGCTGCGCATGTCGGACTACGAACTGGAGAACATGGGCCGGCTCACGCATCCGCTCGTCTACGATCGCGCGACCGACACGTTCCGCGAGATCGCATGGGACGATGCGTTCGCCCGCATCGGCGAAGTGCTGCGCGCGCTGCCGCCCGAGCAGGTCGAGTTCTATACGTCGGGCCGCGCGTCGAACGAAGCCGCGTACCTGTACCAGCTGTTCGCGCGCGAGCTCGGCACCAACAACTTCCCCGACTGCTCGAACATGTGCCACGAGCCGACCAGCGTCGGCCTGCCGCAGTCGATCGGCATCGGCAAGGGCACCGTGTCGCTCGAGGATTTCGACAAGTGCGAGCTGATCATCTCGATCGGCCACAACCCCGGCACGAACCACCCGCGGATGATGGGCACGCTGCACGAGTGCTCGCGGCGCAACGTGCCGATCATCGTGTTCAACCCGCTGCGCGAGCGCGCGCTCGAACGCTTCGCGGATCCGCAGGACATGATCGAGATGGCATCGTTCGGCTCGACGCGGATCGCGTCGACGTACTACCAGGTCGACGCGGGCGGCGACGCGGCCGCGCTGAAGGGCATCATGAAGGCGCTGCTGCAGCTCGAAGCCGAACGCGGCAACGTGCTCGATCGCGACTTCATCGCGCAGCACACCGACGGCTTCGACGCGTTCTCGGCCGACCTCGAAGCGACGTCGTGGGACGACATCGAGCGCGCGAGCGGGCTCAGCCAGGCGCAGCTCGAACAGGTCGCGCTCGCGTACGCGAAGTCGAACGCGACGATCGTCACGTACGGGATGGGCGTCACGCAGCACAACAAGGGCACCGCAACCGTGCGCCTGATCGCCGACCTGCTGCTGATGCGCGGCAACATCGGCAAGCCCGGCGCCGGCGTGTGCCCGCTGCGCGGCCATTCGAACGTGCAGGGCAACCGCACGGTCGGCATCACCGAAAAGCCGTCGGCCGAGTTCCTGAAGAAGATCGAGGACGTGTGCGGCTTCACGCCGCCCGCGCATCACGGGCACGACGCGGTGCAGGCGATGCAGGCGATGATCGACGGCACCGCGAAGGCGCTGCTGTGCCTCGGCGGCAACTTCGCGGTCGCGCTGCCCGATCCGGAACAGTCGTTCCCGGCGATGGCGAAGCTCGACCTGAGCGTGCATCTCGGCACGAAGCTGAACCGCTCGCACCTGCTGGTCGCGAAGGAAACCTTCATCCTGCCGGTGCTCGGCCGCACCGAACTCGACATGCAGGCCACCGGCCGCCAGTCGATCACCGTCGAGGATTCGATGTCGATGGTCCACGCGTCGGCCGGCAAGCTCAAGCCGGCGTCCGACCAGCTGCGCTCGGAGCCCGCGATCGTCGCGGGGATCGCGCATGCGACGCTGCCGAACAGCAAGGTCGCCTGGCTCGACCTGATCGCCGACTACGACCGCATCCGCGACCTGATCGACCGCACGGTGGCCGGCTTCGAGGCGTTCAACGAGCGCATCCGCACGCCGGGCGGCTTCCGGCTGCCGCTGCCGCCCACCGAGCGCGTGTGGCCGACGCCGACGGGCAAGGCGATGTTCTCGGTCTACAAGGGCGTGAAGGAGGACGCCGACGTGCTCGGCGGCGAGCAGGTGCTGCGGCTGATCACGCTGCGCAGCCACGACCAGTACAACACGACGATCTACGGGCTCGACGATCGTTATCGCGGCGTGTTCGGGCGGCGTGACGTGCTGTTCATGAACCCGGCCGATCTCGCGAAGTACGGGCTCGAACACGGCGACCTCGTCGACATCGAGACGATCACCGCATCGGGCCGCACGCTGCGTCTCGAGAAGATCACCGCGATCGAGTACGACATCGCGCCGGGTTCGGTCGGCGCGTACTACCCGGAAGCGAACGTGCTCGTGCCGCTCGACTACATCGACAAGGAAAGCGGCACGCCGTCGTACAAGTCGGTGCCGGTGCGCGTGACGCGCTCGGCCACCGTCTGA
- a CDS encoding phosphate-starvation-inducible protein PsiE → MNTSRPLATAADRIRRRFDRFLHAAELAGLVVIGLATSFAMGQEAWKVIVAGAVSLTDLLLMFLYLEVLAMTVRYLRLGRLPVRFPLYIAMTSLARDLILRGVTDSPEHMLMTTLGIVLLAVGVLILRFGQHRYPAEADEADDAPGGR, encoded by the coding sequence CTGAATACCTCTCGGCCGCTGGCCACCGCGGCAGACCGCATTCGCCGGCGTTTCGACCGCTTTCTTCATGCGGCCGAACTCGCCGGGCTCGTGGTGATCGGTCTCGCGACGTCGTTCGCGATGGGACAGGAAGCCTGGAAGGTCATCGTGGCCGGCGCGGTTTCGTTGACGGACCTGCTGCTGATGTTCCTGTATCTGGAAGTGCTCGCGATGACCGTGCGCTACCTGCGTCTGGGGCGGTTGCCGGTGCGCTTCCCGCTCTATATCGCGATGACGTCGCTCGCGCGGGACCTGATCCTGCGCGGCGTGACGGACAGCCCGGAACACATGCTGATGACGACGCTCGGCATCGTGCTGCTTGCCGTGGGCGTGCTGATTCTGCGGTTCGGGCAGCATCGGTATCCTGCCGAGGCGGATGAGGCCGATGATGCGCCGGGTGGGCGGTAG
- the glp gene encoding gephyrin-like molybdotransferase Glp: MTRPIDFETAQQQFAHAFARPLAATSVPTAEAAGHVLAAPLTAVLDQPPADQSAMDGYAVRHAELASGTPLPVAQHCYAGDMPSPLAPRTAARLFTGSLIPPGADTVVMQEDAQERDGHVTFDADVRGGSHIRRRGEELQAGRVLIPAGVRLRPAHVGMIAAQGIGCVDVHPVLRVGILTTGDELAACGQPRAPQQIYNSNAPMLGALVSGTGAIVAASTHARDTADAIDRALRDLHAGCDLVICVGGASVGDKDLLRPALTALGASFVLSGVRMKPGKPVALARLDARPVVLLPGNPGAAMTAFALFVAPLIRRLQGRAARLPIVPSLPIDGDFEPDAQRERFIRVRCGVAPNGLPVLDTLRQQGAGTLCSLADAGGIARLPAGRAIACGDAVPYYEFAPWLA, from the coding sequence ATGACCCGACCGATCGACTTCGAAACCGCCCAGCAACAGTTCGCGCACGCGTTCGCGCGGCCGCTCGCCGCGACGTCCGTGCCGACCGCCGAAGCGGCCGGCCACGTGCTGGCCGCGCCGCTCACCGCCGTGCTCGACCAGCCGCCGGCCGACCAGAGTGCGATGGACGGCTATGCGGTGCGCCACGCCGAACTCGCGAGCGGCACGCCCTTGCCCGTCGCGCAGCACTGCTATGCGGGCGACATGCCGTCGCCGCTGGCCCCGCGCACGGCTGCGCGCCTCTTCACCGGCAGCCTGATTCCGCCCGGCGCGGATACGGTCGTCATGCAGGAAGACGCGCAGGAACGCGACGGGCACGTGACGTTCGATGCGGACGTGCGTGGCGGCTCGCACATCCGCCGCCGGGGCGAGGAACTGCAGGCGGGCCGCGTGCTGATTCCCGCCGGCGTGCGGCTGCGGCCCGCGCATGTCGGGATGATCGCCGCGCAGGGCATCGGTTGCGTCGACGTTCATCCGGTGCTGCGCGTCGGCATCCTGACGACCGGCGACGAACTCGCCGCGTGCGGCCAGCCGCGTGCGCCGCAACAGATTTACAACAGCAATGCACCGATGCTCGGCGCGCTGGTCTCGGGCACCGGCGCGATCGTCGCGGCGAGCACGCATGCGCGCGATACGGCGGACGCGATCGACCGCGCGCTGCGCGACCTGCATGCGGGCTGCGACCTGGTGATCTGCGTCGGCGGCGCGTCGGTCGGCGACAAGGATCTGCTGCGCCCCGCGCTGACCGCGCTCGGCGCGTCGTTCGTGCTGTCCGGCGTGCGCATGAAGCCCGGCAAGCCGGTTGCACTCGCGCGTCTCGACGCGCGGCCGGTGGTGCTGCTGCCCGGCAACCCCGGCGCGGCGATGACCGCGTTCGCGCTGTTCGTCGCGCCGCTGATCCGCCGCCTGCAGGGGCGCGCCGCACGCCTGCCGATCGTGCCGTCGCTGCCGATCGACGGCGACTTCGAACCGGACGCGCAGCGCGAGCGCTTCATCCGCGTGCGATGCGGCGTTGCACCGAACGGGCTGCCGGTGCTCGATACGCTGCGCCAGCAAGGCGCCGGCACGCTGTGCTCGCTCGCGGACGCGGGCGGCATCGCCCGGCTGCCGGCCGGCCGCGCGATCGCGTGCGGCGACGCGGTACCGTATTACGAATTCGCGCCGTGGCTCGCATGA
- a CDS encoding cytochrome ubiquinol oxidase subunit I, whose amino-acid sequence MEIFDAFHLARLQFAFTVSFHIVFPAISIGMASFLAVLEWRYLVTGDAAYKSMFQFWSKIFAIGFGMGVVSGVVMAYEFGTNWSGFSRIAGNITGPLLTYEVLTAFFLEAGFLGVMLFGWQRVSPRAHFFATLMVAVGTLISTFWILASNSFMQTPQGYKIENGLVVPVDWFKIVFNPSFPYRLVHMTIAAFIVAGFIVAACGAWHLLKGRRDEPVKRSFSMALWMLLVLAPIQIVVGDAHGLNTREYQPAKIAAIEGLWETEKGGTALNLVGLPDMQAETTRYAIQVPHLGSLILTHSWDGEIRGLKEFPPQDRPYSPIVFWTFRIMAGLGMLMLLTALLGLLLRKGGRLYETRWFQWFVVAMGPSGILALLAGWITTEVGRQPWTVYGVLRTVDSVAPLSAQQVGVSLLIFVVVYFLVFGTGIYYMMKLMKRGPAAQAGYIELHRHPGLRKSALSTPLNVTEAE is encoded by the coding sequence ATGGAAATCTTCGATGCGTTCCATCTCGCACGATTGCAGTTCGCATTCACGGTGTCGTTCCACATCGTGTTTCCCGCGATCAGCATCGGTATGGCGAGCTTCCTGGCGGTGCTGGAATGGCGCTATCTCGTCACCGGCGACGCCGCCTACAAATCCATGTTCCAGTTCTGGTCGAAGATCTTCGCGATCGGCTTCGGGATGGGCGTGGTCTCCGGCGTCGTGATGGCGTACGAGTTCGGCACGAACTGGAGCGGGTTTTCCCGGATCGCCGGCAACATCACCGGCCCGCTGCTCACCTATGAAGTGCTGACGGCGTTCTTCCTCGAAGCCGGCTTCCTCGGCGTGATGCTGTTCGGCTGGCAGCGCGTGAGCCCGCGCGCGCACTTCTTCGCGACGCTGATGGTCGCGGTCGGCACGCTGATCTCGACGTTCTGGATCCTCGCGTCGAACAGCTTCATGCAGACCCCGCAGGGCTACAAGATCGAGAACGGCCTCGTCGTGCCGGTCGACTGGTTCAAGATCGTGTTCAACCCGTCGTTCCCGTACCGCCTCGTGCACATGACGATCGCGGCGTTCATCGTCGCGGGCTTCATCGTCGCCGCGTGCGGCGCGTGGCACCTGCTGAAGGGGCGCCGCGACGAGCCGGTGAAGCGCAGCTTCTCGATGGCGCTGTGGATGCTGCTGGTGCTCGCGCCGATCCAGATCGTCGTCGGCGACGCGCACGGGCTGAACACGCGCGAATACCAGCCGGCGAAGATCGCGGCGATCGAAGGGCTGTGGGAAACCGAGAAGGGCGGCACGGCGCTGAACCTCGTCGGGCTGCCCGACATGCAGGCCGAAACCACGCGCTATGCGATCCAGGTGCCGCACCTCGGCAGCCTGATCCTCACGCACAGCTGGGACGGCGAGATTCGCGGGCTGAAGGAATTCCCGCCGCAGGACCGCCCGTATTCGCCGATCGTGTTCTGGACGTTCCGGATCATGGCGGGCCTCGGGATGCTGATGCTGCTCACCGCGCTGCTCGGGTTGCTGCTGAGAAAGGGCGGGCGCCTGTACGAGACGCGCTGGTTCCAGTGGTTCGTGGTGGCGATGGGGCCGTCGGGCATCCTCGCGCTGCTGGCCGGATGGATCACGACCGAGGTCGGGCGGCAGCCGTGGACCGTATACGGCGTGCTGCGCACCGTCGATTCCGTCGCGCCGCTCAGCGCGCAGCAGGTCGGCGTGTCGCTGCTGATCTTCGTGGTCGTGTATTTCCTGGTGTTCGGAACGGGTATCTACTACATGATGAAACTGATGAAGCGCGGGCCGGCTGCCCAGGCCGGGTATATCGAGCTGCACCGGCATCCGGGGTTGCGCAAGAGCGCGCTGTCCACGCCGCTGAACGTGACCGAAGCGGAGTAA
- a CDS encoding Dyp-type peroxidase: MQTNPPSPQNVHSPPTRNAIFLVATINPGAEHADTIRSWCGDIAALVRSVGKRVPGGNLTCVCGFGADAWDALFGEPRPAALHPFREFGAGQRVAVATPGDILLHIRADAMDLCFELATQLLGALGDAVTVVDEVHGFRNFDQRAMIGFVDGTENPEGREAVDFTVIGDEDAEFAGGSYVIVQKYLHDMAGWNALAVETQERIIGRTKLSDIELDAAVKPSCSHSSLTTLEENGQEVKILRDNMPFGRPGAGEFGTYFIGYARSPAPIEQMLENMFVGRPPGNYDRLLDYSRAVTGSLFFVPSADLLEALATRAAPAADAVQPAASPSTEPASNGSLKIGSLKGTHPHE; the protein is encoded by the coding sequence ATGCAGACAAACCCTCCCTCCCCCCAGAACGTCCACAGCCCGCCGACCCGCAACGCGATCTTCCTCGTGGCGACGATCAATCCCGGCGCCGAGCACGCCGACACGATCCGTTCATGGTGCGGCGACATCGCCGCGCTCGTGCGCTCGGTCGGCAAGCGCGTGCCGGGCGGCAACCTCACCTGCGTGTGCGGCTTCGGCGCCGACGCATGGGATGCGCTGTTCGGCGAGCCGCGCCCCGCCGCGCTGCATCCGTTCCGCGAATTCGGCGCGGGGCAGCGCGTCGCGGTCGCGACGCCGGGCGACATCCTGCTGCACATCCGCGCGGATGCGATGGATCTGTGCTTCGAACTCGCGACGCAGCTGCTCGGCGCGCTCGGCGATGCCGTCACGGTGGTCGACGAGGTGCACGGCTTCCGCAATTTCGACCAGCGCGCGATGATCGGCTTCGTCGACGGCACCGAGAACCCGGAAGGCCGCGAGGCGGTCGACTTCACGGTGATCGGCGACGAAGACGCGGAATTCGCGGGCGGCAGCTACGTGATCGTGCAGAAGTACCTGCACGACATGGCCGGCTGGAACGCGCTCGCGGTCGAGACGCAGGAGCGCATCATCGGCCGCACCAAACTGTCGGACATCGAGCTCGACGCCGCGGTCAAGCCGTCGTGCTCGCACAGCTCGCTGACCACGCTCGAGGAGAACGGCCAGGAAGTGAAGATCCTGCGCGACAACATGCCGTTCGGGCGTCCGGGCGCGGGCGAATTCGGCACCTACTTCATCGGCTACGCGCGCTCGCCGGCGCCGATCGAGCAGATGCTCGAGAACATGTTCGTCGGCCGCCCGCCCGGCAACTACGACCGCCTGCTCGACTACAGCCGCGCGGTCACCGGCTCGCTGTTCTTCGTCCCGTCCGCCGACCTGCTCGAAGCGCTCGCAACGCGCGCCGCACCGGCCGCCGATGCCGTTCAGCCGGCCGCCTCCCCGTCGACCGAGCCGGCTTCCAACGGCTCGCTGAAAATCGGATCGCTCAAAGGAACCCACCCGCATGAATAA
- a CDS encoding family 1 encapsulin nanocompartment shell protein, giving the protein MNNLHRELAPISSSAWEQIEEEVARTFKRSVAGRRVVDVEEPGGVELSGVGTGHLRTIAAPREHVGAKLREVKALVEFTVPFELSRDAIDSVERGARDADWQPAKDAAQRLAFAEDNAIFDGYPAAGIVGIREGTSNRKLTLPSDVGAYPGAISDALEALRLAGVDGPYSVVLGSDAYTALSEARDQGYPVLGHIKRIVSGEIIWAPAISGGCVLSTRGGDYELHLGEDVSIGYRSHNDEVVHLYLRETFTFLMLTSEASVAVEPQQAAV; this is encoded by the coding sequence ATGAATAACCTGCACCGCGAACTCGCCCCGATCTCGTCTTCCGCCTGGGAACAAATCGAGGAGGAAGTGGCACGCACGTTCAAACGATCGGTGGCCGGCCGCCGCGTCGTCGACGTCGAGGAACCGGGCGGCGTCGAGCTGTCGGGCGTGGGCACGGGCCACCTGCGCACCATCGCCGCACCGCGCGAGCACGTCGGCGCGAAGCTGCGCGAGGTCAAGGCGCTCGTCGAATTCACCGTGCCGTTCGAGCTGAGCCGCGATGCGATCGACAGCGTCGAGCGCGGCGCGCGCGATGCCGACTGGCAACCGGCGAAGGACGCCGCGCAGCGGCTCGCGTTCGCCGAAGACAACGCGATCTTCGACGGCTATCCGGCCGCCGGCATCGTCGGCATCCGCGAAGGCACGTCGAACCGCAAGCTCACGCTGCCGAGCGACGTCGGCGCGTACCCGGGCGCGATCAGCGACGCGCTCGAGGCGCTCCGCCTGGCCGGCGTCGACGGCCCGTACTCGGTGGTGCTCGGCTCGGATGCGTACACGGCGCTCAGCGAGGCGCGCGACCAGGGCTATCCGGTCCTCGGCCATATCAAACGGATCGTCAGCGGCGAGATCATCTGGGCGCCGGCGATCAGCGGCGGCTGCGTGCTGTCCACGCGCGGCGGCGATTACGAGCTGCATCTCGGGGAAGACGTATCGATCGGCTACCGCAGCCACAACGACGAAGTCGTGCATCTGTACCTGCGCGAAACGTTCACGTTCCTGATGCTGACGAGCGAAGCATCGGTGGCGGTGGAGCCGCAGCAAGCGGCCGTTTGA
- the cydB gene encoding cytochrome d ubiquinol oxidase subunit II, translating to MQIDLPVVWAAIIGLGVFIYVMLDGFDLGIGLLFPFFDAKAERQVMLDTVAPVWDGNETFLVLGGAGLYGAFPVVYSTLLPANYLPLVLMLVGLIFRGAAFELRAKATRTQHMWDLAFIGGSALAAFCQGIVLGSLLQGIRIADGRFVGGPFDWLSPFSLMCGIGVLVTYATLGCGWLILKVDGELQRKMRLLMKPLTGVLLAVMGVVSLWTVIGLPAVAHRWFGSGNLGWFLPVPVLVLVCVWGIFHTVRHKHEATPFLLTLALVFLGYTGLVISIWPNIVPPSLSIWDASSSHSSQKFALIGTVIVLPIILVYNAMQYRVFRGKVREGDGYHH from the coding sequence ATGCAAATCGATCTTCCTGTCGTGTGGGCCGCGATCATCGGCCTCGGTGTATTCATCTACGTGATGCTGGACGGCTTCGATCTCGGGATCGGCCTGCTGTTTCCGTTCTTCGATGCGAAGGCCGAGCGCCAGGTGATGCTCGACACCGTCGCGCCGGTGTGGGACGGCAACGAGACGTTCCTGGTGCTCGGCGGCGCGGGGCTTTATGGCGCGTTCCCGGTCGTGTATTCGACGCTGCTGCCCGCGAACTACCTGCCGCTGGTGCTGATGCTGGTCGGGCTGATCTTTCGCGGCGCGGCGTTCGAGCTGCGCGCGAAGGCCACCCGCACGCAACACATGTGGGATCTCGCGTTCATCGGCGGCTCCGCGCTCGCGGCATTCTGCCAGGGGATCGTGCTCGGTTCGCTGCTGCAGGGGATCAGGATCGCCGACGGCCGCTTCGTCGGCGGGCCGTTCGACTGGCTGTCGCCGTTCAGCCTGATGTGCGGGATCGGCGTGCTCGTCACGTATGCGACGCTCGGCTGCGGCTGGCTGATCCTGAAGGTCGATGGCGAACTGCAGCGCAAGATGCGGCTCCTGATGAAGCCGCTCACGGGCGTGCTGCTCGCCGTGATGGGCGTGGTCAGCCTGTGGACCGTGATCGGGCTGCCGGCCGTCGCGCACCGCTGGTTCGGCAGCGGCAACCTCGGCTGGTTCCTGCCGGTGCCGGTGCTGGTGCTCGTCTGCGTGTGGGGCATCTTCCACACCGTGCGCCACAAGCACGAGGCCACGCCGTTCCTGCTGACGCTCGCACTCGTGTTCCTCGGCTACACGGGGCTCGTGATCAGCATCTGGCCGAACATCGTGCCGCCGTCGCTGTCGATCTGGGATGCATCGTCGAGCCATTCGAGCCAGAAGTTCGCGCTGATCGGCACCGTGATCGTGCTGCCGATCATCCTCGTGTACAACGCGATGCAGTACCGCGTGTTCCGCGGCAAGGTGCGGGAAGGGGACGGCTACCACCACTGA